A single window of Poecilia reticulata strain Guanapo linkage group LG10, Guppy_female_1.0+MT, whole genome shotgun sequence DNA harbors:
- the LOC103471009 gene encoding long-chain-fatty-acid--CoA ligase 1-like isoform X2, with product MLSQEFLEKMKALELEDVSQYIRNISTPMLVSMGAVAAATTYYLAMRPKALPPLWDLHTQSVEVPGSDFVHHSALQKEDGYMTHIYEDARTMYESFIRGARVSNNGPCLGYRKPKQPYEWMSYKEVMKRAENLGSAFLHKGHSKTTNPYIGIFSQNRPEWTISELACYTYSLVSVPLYDTLGTEAISYIIDKASISTIVCDVMDKASLVLHCLADMKHSVKTIVLMETPSTSLVERAQQAGVHILSLQEMEALGQANYKEPIPPQTNDMAVICFTSGTTGSPKGAMLTHGNIVSNYSSFIKLTELCCPLNSSDVHISYLPLAHMFERLVQAVMLVHGARIGFFQGDVRRLSDDLIALRPTVLPVVPRLLNRMYDKIFGQANTSLKRWLLDLAYRRKQAEVEKGIVRTDSIWDRLIFRKVQASLGGRVRLMVTGAAPISPTVLSFLRVAVGCQFFEGYGQTECTAGCAMTLPGDCSAGHVGPPLPCNAIKLVDVAEMNYLAVNGEGEVCVKGPNVFQGYLKDPEKTAETIDADGWLHTGDIGKWLPNGTLKIVDRKKHIFKLAQGEYIAPEKIENIYTRSDAVVQVFVHGDSLQACLVAVVVPDPDFLCSWAKRTLRLQGSYQELCGKMEVKAAILEDMLRLGKEGGLKSFEQVKAIHIHTEMFSIENGLLTPTMKAKRNEMRQYFRSQIDELYAGISM from the exons ATGCTGAGCCAGGAGTTCCTAGAGAAGATGAAGGCCTTGGAACTGGAAGACGTGAGCCAGTACATCAGGAACATCTCCACCCCCATGTTGGTCAGCATGGGAGCAGTGGCCGCTGCCACCACCTACTACCTGGCTATGCGACCCAAAGCCCTCCCACCACTCTGGGACCTGCACACGCAGTCAGTCGAGGTTCCG GGCAGTGATTTTGTGCATCACTCAGCGCTTCAGAAAGAAGACGGTTACATGACTCACATCTATGAAGATGCCAGAACTATGTACGAGTCCTTCATCAGAGGAGCAAGAGTCTCCA ATAACGGTCCCTGTTTGGGCTACAGGAAACCAAAACAGCCTTATGAGTGGATGTCTTACAAAGAG GTTATGAAGCGAGCAGAAAATCTGGGTTCTGCGTTTCTTCACAAAGGACATTCAAAAACCACCAACCCCTACATTGGTATTTTCTCTCAGAACAGACCAGAG TGGACCATCAGTGAGCTGGCCTGCTACACCTACTCCCTGGTGTCCGTCCCTCTTTATGACACACTGGGAACAGAGGCCATTTCTTACATCATAGACAAAG cttcCATCTCTACCATAGTGTGTGACGTGATGGACAAGGCCAGCCTGGTGCTGCACTGCCTTGCGGACATGAAACACTCAGTGAAGACCATCGTTCTGATGGAGACTCCCAGCACCAGCCTGGTGGAGAGGGCCCAGCAGGCCGGAGTCCACATCCTGAGTCTGCAGGAGATGGAG GCTCTCGGTCAGGCCAACTACAAGGAACCGATT CCTCCTCAGACTAATGACATGGCGGTCATCTGCTTCACCAGTGGAACAACAG GAAGCCCGAAAGGCGCAATGCTAACACATGGCAACATTGTGTCCAACTACTCTTCCTTCATCAAACTGACAGAG CTGTGCTGTCCGCTGAATTCCAGCGACGTCCATATTTCCTACCTACCCTTGGCTCATATGTTTGAAAGATTAGTCCAG GCGGTCATGCTGGTGCATGGAGCCAGAATCGGCTTTTTCCAGGGAGACGTCCGCCGGTTATCGGATGATCTGATCGCGCTGAGGCCTACGGTGTTACCAGTCGTACCCAGACTTCTCAACAGAATGTATGATAAG ATCTTTGGGCAGGCCAACACGTCTTTGAAGCGCTGGCTGCTGGATTTGGCCTACAGGAGGAAACAGGCAGAGGTCGAGAAAGGCATCGTGAGGACAGACAGCATCTGGGATCGACTCATCTTCAGGAAGGTCCAG GCCAGCCTCGGAGGCCGCGTGCGTCTCATGGTCACGGGAGCGGCCCCCATCTCTCCTACAGTCCTCTCCTTCCTCAGAGTTGCTGTTGGCTGTCAG TTCTTCGAAGGCTACGGGCAGACGGAGTGCACCGCCGGATGTGCGATGACCCTTCCTGGCGACTGTAGTGCAG GTCATGTCGGACCGCCTCTGCCCTGCAACGCCATCAAACTGGTGGATGTCGCTGAGATGAACTACCTGGCTGTAAACGGGGAAGGAGAG gtgTGTGTGAAGGGTCCAAACGTCTTCCAGGGCTACCTGAAAGACCCAGAGAAGACCGCAGAGACAATAGATGCAGACGGATGGCTGCACACAGGAGACATTGGGAAGTGGCTTCCT AACGGCACTCTGAAGATTGTCGACAGGAAGAAGCACATTTTCAAGCTGGCCCAGGGCGAGTACATCGCTCCTGAGAAGATCGAGAACATCTACACGAGGAGTGATGCAGTGGTGCAGGTGTTTGTGCATGGAGACAGTCTGCAG GCTTGTCTGGTAGCAGTGGTGGTCCCTGACCCCGACTTCCTGTGTAGCTGGGCCAAGAGGACGCTGAGGCTGCAGGGAAGCTACCAGGAGCTGTGTGGGAAAATG gAGGTCAAGGCAGCCATCTTGGAGGACATGCTGCGGCTTGGCAAAGAGGGAGGCCTCAAGTCCTTTGAGCAG GTTAAGGCCATCCACATCCATACAGAGATGTTCTCCATCGAGAACGGCCTGCTCACCCCAACAATGAAGGCTAAGAGGAACGAAATGCGCCAGTACTTCAGGTCCCAGATAGATGAGCTGTACGCTGGGATCAGCATGTAG
- the cenpu gene encoding uncharacterized protein cenpu isoform X2 → MVPSGTRTVLREAAVSGRANGVNKILTKMRKGQGTKVPPDQAHKNQMESTSLSAVDQASFLEGLERNNSNPLHSTALEEHLDVQEEGRLDKNRGQRGKIAPVEKQGAAAKRKGSGGGEEEERKKKSRIDTAGKGRARKQKGAAERQLDEKVEGSKTTRTTATISRHLSGKKPVRMRKAPGKTAAGRTIAGRPAQRQQLEEEGDTASESADEKTSESEEESDSNRVRRNXRKLPSSDEEEDEGSVWNPTPMTTKRLTKRLSLERKSSSNKTQDAKAIGGVRQKKRAGRGGSQLEVVLDAVLDFCQQYGETVESAAVRESIDCFTNNVEAQLEEQISSLKDLRSLKRENIKVGSLIRTKTQRLLNAKHELMR, encoded by the exons ATGGTTCCGTCCGGAACTCGAACTGTTTTGCGGGAAGCAGCTGTTTCAGGTCGAGCTAACGGTGTCAACAAAATATTGACGAAAATGAG AAAGGGCCAAGGGACCAAAGTGCCTCCAGACCAGGCGCACAAGAACCAG ATGGAGTCTACCAGTCTGTCTGCTGTGGACCAAGCCAGCTTCTTAGAGGGACTGGAGCGGAACAATA GTAACCCTCTTCACAGCACTGCCTTGGAGGAGCACTTGGATGTCCAGGAGGAGGGACGGCTGGACAAAAACCGAGGACAAAGAGGGAAGATTGCTCCTGTCGAAAAGCAGGGAGCTGCTGCGAAGAGAAAAGGCTCAGGAGGaggcgaggaagaggagaggaagaagaagagcaggatTGATACAGCAGGGAAGGGAAGAGCCAG GAAACAAAAGGGAGCAGCAGAAAGGCAGCTGGACGAGAAAGTGGAGGGGTCCAAAACGACCCGGACCACGGCGACGATCAGTCGACATCTGAGTGGGAAGAAGCCTGTCAGGATGAGGAAGGCCCCGGGAAAGACGGCTGCTGGAAGGACGATTGCTGGAAG ACCAGCACAgaggcagcagctggaggaggagggcgACACGGCAAGCGAATCAGCTGATGAGAAGACTTCAGAGTCTGAG GAGGAATCTGACTCAAATAGAGTCCGGAGGAACCKCAGGAAGCTCCCTTCCTCCgatgaggaagaagatgaaggCAGCGTTTGG AATCCGACTCCAATGACGACTAAACGCCTGACTAAACGGCTCAGTTTGGAAAGAAAGTCGTCATCAAATAAGA CTCAAGATGCTAAAGCCATCGGCGGCGTCAGGCAGAAGAAGCGCGCCGGCCGGGGGGGATCCCAGTTAGAGGTGGTGCTGGATGCCGTGCTGGATTTCTGCCAGCAGTACGG GGAAACTGTGGAGTCGGCCGCAGTCAGAGAGTCCATTGATTGTTTCACCAACAATGTGGAGGCTCAGCTAGAGGAACAG atCTCATCTCTGAAGGACCTCAGGtctttgaaaagagaaaacataaag GTGGGATCTTTGATTCGAACAAAGACTCAGAGACTGTTGAACGCCAAACACGAGCTAATGAGGTGA
- the cenpu gene encoding centromere protein U isoform X1 → MVPSGTRTVLREAAVSGRANGVNKILTKMRKGQGTKVPPDQAHKNQMESTSLSAVDQASFLEGLERNNSNPLHSTALEEHLDVQEEGRLDKNRGQRGKIAPVEKQGAAAKRKGSGGGEEEERKKKSRIDTAGKGRARKQKGAAERQLDEKVEGSKTTRTTATISRHLSGKKPVRMRKAPGKTAAGRTIAGRPAQRQQLEEEGDTASESADEKTSESEEESDSNRVRRNXRKLPSSDEEEDEGSVWNPTPMTTKRLTKRLSLERKSSSNKTQDAKAIGGVRQKKRAGRGGSQLEVVLDAVLDFCQQYGETVESAAVRESIDCFTNNVEAQLEEQISSLKDLRSLKRENIKVGSLIRTKTQRLLNAKHELMRAERQLWLLEKEKAELQQRLDDLRRGQAFLHGVRELTARYLAHRHKHPAEKETFGASSLPALLLETKLIQRPEHPPSEVQAKKTAQK, encoded by the exons ATGGTTCCGTCCGGAACTCGAACTGTTTTGCGGGAAGCAGCTGTTTCAGGTCGAGCTAACGGTGTCAACAAAATATTGACGAAAATGAG AAAGGGCCAAGGGACCAAAGTGCCTCCAGACCAGGCGCACAAGAACCAG ATGGAGTCTACCAGTCTGTCTGCTGTGGACCAAGCCAGCTTCTTAGAGGGACTGGAGCGGAACAATA GTAACCCTCTTCACAGCACTGCCTTGGAGGAGCACTTGGATGTCCAGGAGGAGGGACGGCTGGACAAAAACCGAGGACAAAGAGGGAAGATTGCTCCTGTCGAAAAGCAGGGAGCTGCTGCGAAGAGAAAAGGCTCAGGAGGaggcgaggaagaggagaggaagaagaagagcaggatTGATACAGCAGGGAAGGGAAGAGCCAG GAAACAAAAGGGAGCAGCAGAAAGGCAGCTGGACGAGAAAGTGGAGGGGTCCAAAACGACCCGGACCACGGCGACGATCAGTCGACATCTGAGTGGGAAGAAGCCTGTCAGGATGAGGAAGGCCCCGGGAAAGACGGCTGCTGGAAGGACGATTGCTGGAAG ACCAGCACAgaggcagcagctggaggaggagggcgACACGGCAAGCGAATCAGCTGATGAGAAGACTTCAGAGTCTGAG GAGGAATCTGACTCAAATAGAGTCCGGAGGAACCKCAGGAAGCTCCCTTCCTCCgatgaggaagaagatgaaggCAGCGTTTGG AATCCGACTCCAATGACGACTAAACGCCTGACTAAACGGCTCAGTTTGGAAAGAAAGTCGTCATCAAATAAGA CTCAAGATGCTAAAGCCATCGGCGGCGTCAGGCAGAAGAAGCGCGCCGGCCGGGGGGGATCCCAGTTAGAGGTGGTGCTGGATGCCGTGCTGGATTTCTGCCAGCAGTACGG GGAAACTGTGGAGTCGGCCGCAGTCAGAGAGTCCATTGATTGTTTCACCAACAATGTGGAGGCTCAGCTAGAGGAACAG atCTCATCTCTGAAGGACCTCAGGtctttgaaaagagaaaacataaag GTGGGATCTTTGATTCGAACAAAGACTCAGAGACTGTTGAACGCCAAACACGAGCTAATGAG GGCAGAGAGGCAGCTGTGGCTGTTGGAGAAGGAGAAAGCGGAGCTCCAGCAGAGACTGGACGATCTCAGAAGAGGCCAGGCGTTTCTCCACGGCGTCAGGGAGCTGACCGCTCGTTACCTGGCCCACCGACACAAGCACCCCGCTGAGAAAGAGACG tttggaGCATCCAGTTTACCGGCTCTGCTGTTGGAAACAAAGCTCATTCAGAGACCAGAACATCCTCCCAGTGAAGTCCAGGCTAAGAAGACGGCtcaaaaataa
- the LOC103471007 gene encoding caspase-3 — protein MAENGKDKDQAKDTVDVSKFSLKSSSKAPAGGDDEKVKNSSGSQGSPSDIYRYRTDYPCMGVCLIINNKNFDARTGMSVRDGTDVDAANVAKTFVKLGYKVRLLNDQTVDNMMKQMDAVAKEDHSQNASFVCVLLSHGDQEVIYGTDGFKKLETLIKCIKGHHCTSLVGKPKLFFIQACRGSEFDHGMETDSVVDETSAKIPVEADFLYAYSTAPGFYSWRNTSNGSWFIQSLCESLGKFSGQLELMQIMTRVNHKVAFYFESASNLPGFNGKKQIPSIVSMLTKDFYFPTK, from the exons ATGGCAGAGAATGGCAAAGACAAAGACCAGGCTAAGGACACTGTGGACGTCTCAAAATTCTCTCTTAAAAG cagcagcaaagctcCAGCAGGTGGTGATGATGAGAAGGTGAAGAACAGCTCAGGGAGTCAAGGTTCTCCCTCTGACATTTACCGCTACCGAACGGACTACCCCTGCATGGGAGTCTGCCTCATTATCAACAACAAGAACTTTGACGCACGCACTG GAATGAGCGTCCGAGATGGAACCGATGTTGATGCTGCTAACGTTGCTAAGACATTCGTTAAACTGGGGTACAAGGTCAGATTGTTGAACGACCAGACCGTGGATAACATGATGAAACAGATGGATGCAG TGGCTAAGGAGGACCACAGTCAGAACGCctcgtttgtgtgtgtgctgctcaGCCACGGAGACCAGGAGGTGATTTACGGCACTGATGGGTTCAAAAAGCTTGAAACGCTGATCAAATGCATTAAAGGACATCATTGCACGAGTCTGGTGGGGAAACCAAAGCTCTTCTTCATACAG GCGTGCAGAGGTTCAGAGTTTGACCATGGCATGGAGACGGACTCTGTAGTAGACGAAACGTCTGCAAAGATTCCTGTGGAGGCAGACTTCTTGTATGCGTACTCTACTGCTCCAG GCTTTTACTCTTGGAGAAACACCAGTAATGGCTCCTGGTTCATACAGTCACTGTGTGAAAGTCTGGGTAAGTTCAGTGGACAGCTGGAGCTGATGCAGATCATGACGCGAGTCAACCACAAGGTGGCGTTCTACTTTGAATCTGCTTCCAACTTGCCTggatttaatggaaaaaagcaAATTCCCTCTATTGTGTCAATGCTCACCAAAGACTTTTACTTCCCTACTAAATGA
- the LOC103471009 gene encoding long-chain-fatty-acid--CoA ligase 1-like isoform X1: MLSQEFLEKMKALELEDVSQYIRNISTPMLVSMGAVAAATTYYLAMRPKALPPLWDLHTQSVEVPGSDFVHHSALQKEDGYMTHIYEDARTMYESFIRGARVSNNGPCLGYRKPKQPYEWMSYKEVMKRAENLGSAFLHKGHSKTTNPYIGIFSQNRPEWTISELACYTYSLVSVPLYDTLGTEAISYIIDKASISTIVCDVMDKASLVLHCLADMKHSVKTIVLMETPSTSLVERAQQAGVHILSLQEMEALGQANYKEPIPPQTNDMAVICFTSGTTGSPKGAMLTHGNIVSNYSSFIKLTELCCPLNSSDVHISYLPLAHMFERLVQAVMLVHGARIGFFQGDVRRLSDDLIALRPTVLPVVPRLLNRMYDKIFGQANTSLKRWLLDLAYRRKQAEVEKGIVRTDSIWDRLIFRKVQASLGGRVRLMVTGAAPISPTVLSFLRVAVGCQFFEGYGQTECTAGCAMTLPGDCSAAGHVGPPLPCNAIKLVDVAEMNYLAVNGEGEVCVKGPNVFQGYLKDPEKTAETIDADGWLHTGDIGKWLPNGTLKIVDRKKHIFKLAQGEYIAPEKIENIYTRSDAVVQVFVHGDSLQACLVAVVVPDPDFLCSWAKRTLRLQGSYQELCGKMEVKAAILEDMLRLGKEGGLKSFEQVKAIHIHTEMFSIENGLLTPTMKAKRNEMRQYFRSQIDELYAGISM, from the exons ATGCTGAGCCAGGAGTTCCTAGAGAAGATGAAGGCCTTGGAACTGGAAGACGTGAGCCAGTACATCAGGAACATCTCCACCCCCATGTTGGTCAGCATGGGAGCAGTGGCCGCTGCCACCACCTACTACCTGGCTATGCGACCCAAAGCCCTCCCACCACTCTGGGACCTGCACACGCAGTCAGTCGAGGTTCCG GGCAGTGATTTTGTGCATCACTCAGCGCTTCAGAAAGAAGACGGTTACATGACTCACATCTATGAAGATGCCAGAACTATGTACGAGTCCTTCATCAGAGGAGCAAGAGTCTCCA ATAACGGTCCCTGTTTGGGCTACAGGAAACCAAAACAGCCTTATGAGTGGATGTCTTACAAAGAG GTTATGAAGCGAGCAGAAAATCTGGGTTCTGCGTTTCTTCACAAAGGACATTCAAAAACCACCAACCCCTACATTGGTATTTTCTCTCAGAACAGACCAGAG TGGACCATCAGTGAGCTGGCCTGCTACACCTACTCCCTGGTGTCCGTCCCTCTTTATGACACACTGGGAACAGAGGCCATTTCTTACATCATAGACAAAG cttcCATCTCTACCATAGTGTGTGACGTGATGGACAAGGCCAGCCTGGTGCTGCACTGCCTTGCGGACATGAAACACTCAGTGAAGACCATCGTTCTGATGGAGACTCCCAGCACCAGCCTGGTGGAGAGGGCCCAGCAGGCCGGAGTCCACATCCTGAGTCTGCAGGAGATGGAG GCTCTCGGTCAGGCCAACTACAAGGAACCGATT CCTCCTCAGACTAATGACATGGCGGTCATCTGCTTCACCAGTGGAACAACAG GAAGCCCGAAAGGCGCAATGCTAACACATGGCAACATTGTGTCCAACTACTCTTCCTTCATCAAACTGACAGAG CTGTGCTGTCCGCTGAATTCCAGCGACGTCCATATTTCCTACCTACCCTTGGCTCATATGTTTGAAAGATTAGTCCAG GCGGTCATGCTGGTGCATGGAGCCAGAATCGGCTTTTTCCAGGGAGACGTCCGCCGGTTATCGGATGATCTGATCGCGCTGAGGCCTACGGTGTTACCAGTCGTACCCAGACTTCTCAACAGAATGTATGATAAG ATCTTTGGGCAGGCCAACACGTCTTTGAAGCGCTGGCTGCTGGATTTGGCCTACAGGAGGAAACAGGCAGAGGTCGAGAAAGGCATCGTGAGGACAGACAGCATCTGGGATCGACTCATCTTCAGGAAGGTCCAG GCCAGCCTCGGAGGCCGCGTGCGTCTCATGGTCACGGGAGCGGCCCCCATCTCTCCTACAGTCCTCTCCTTCCTCAGAGTTGCTGTTGGCTGTCAG TTCTTCGAAGGCTACGGGCAGACGGAGTGCACCGCCGGATGTGCGATGACCCTTCCTGGCGACTGTAGTGCAG CAGGTCATGTCGGACCGCCTCTGCCCTGCAACGCCATCAAACTGGTGGATGTCGCTGAGATGAACTACCTGGCTGTAAACGGGGAAGGAGAG gtgTGTGTGAAGGGTCCAAACGTCTTCCAGGGCTACCTGAAAGACCCAGAGAAGACCGCAGAGACAATAGATGCAGACGGATGGCTGCACACAGGAGACATTGGGAAGTGGCTTCCT AACGGCACTCTGAAGATTGTCGACAGGAAGAAGCACATTTTCAAGCTGGCCCAGGGCGAGTACATCGCTCCTGAGAAGATCGAGAACATCTACACGAGGAGTGATGCAGTGGTGCAGGTGTTTGTGCATGGAGACAGTCTGCAG GCTTGTCTGGTAGCAGTGGTGGTCCCTGACCCCGACTTCCTGTGTAGCTGGGCCAAGAGGACGCTGAGGCTGCAGGGAAGCTACCAGGAGCTGTGTGGGAAAATG gAGGTCAAGGCAGCCATCTTGGAGGACATGCTGCGGCTTGGCAAAGAGGGAGGCCTCAAGTCCTTTGAGCAG GTTAAGGCCATCCACATCCATACAGAGATGTTCTCCATCGAGAACGGCCTGCTCACCCCAACAATGAAGGCTAAGAGGAACGAAATGCGCCAGTACTTCAGGTCCCAGATAGATGAGCTGTACGCTGGGATCAGCATGTAG